The Clostridium chauvoei genome has a window encoding:
- a CDS encoding response regulator transcription factor codes for MTDNINILIVEDDADINGLLYKILTKEGYRVRQAFSGTEAKMCLDMMEFQIILLDLMLPGMTGEEIIQEVRMKKNMPIIVISAKANEEDMINVLEIGADDFVSKPFNVKELVARVGAQLRRYTKFSSNENKEANILTYKEVQLDKDQVEIKVKGEVIQATAKEFAIMELLMSNPKKVFTRANIFEHVWQDEFLGDDNTVNVHISNIRSKISAIDKENEYIKTVWGIGFKFIE; via the coding sequence ATGACAGATAATATAAATATTCTAATTGTAGAAGACGATGCAGATATAAATGGATTATTATATAAAATATTAACTAAGGAAGGATATAGGGTAAGACAAGCCTTTTCTGGAACAGAAGCTAAGATGTGTTTAGATATGATGGAATTTCAAATTATACTATTAGATTTAATGTTACCAGGTATGACAGGAGAAGAAATAATACAAGAAGTTAGAATGAAAAAAAATATGCCTATAATAGTTATTTCAGCTAAAGCCAATGAAGAAGATATGATAAATGTACTAGAAATAGGAGCAGATGATTTTGTATCAAAACCTTTTAATGTAAAGGAATTAGTAGCTAGAGTTGGTGCACAATTAAGAAGATATACTAAATTTTCAAGTAATGAAAATAAGGAAGCCAATATTTTAACTTATAAGGAAGTACAGTTAGATAAAGATCAAGTAGAAATAAAAGTTAAAGGTGAAGTAATACAAGCTACAGCAAAGGAGTTTGCAATTATGGAGTTGCTTATGAGTAACCCTAAAAAAGTATTTACTAGAGCAAATATATTTGAACATGTATGGCAAGATGAGTTTTTAGGTGATGATAATACAGTTAATGTTCATATTAGCAATATAAGATCTAAAATATCTGCTATAGATAAAGAAAATGAATATATAAAAACAGTTTGGGGAATTGGATTTAAATTTATAGAGTAA
- a CDS encoding EscU/YscU/HrcU family type III secretion system export apparatus switch protein has product MSQRKKAVALKYEENLIAPVVTASGMGFIADKIIEKAEEKDLPIVYNKELTDLLCNVDVGSEIPSELYEAVAHIIAYVTDLDRIIER; this is encoded by the coding sequence ATGAGCCAAAGAAAAAAGGCTGTAGCATTAAAATACGAAGAAAATCTTATTGCACCAGTAGTTACAGCTAGTGGAATGGGGTTTATTGCAGATAAGATTATTGAAAAAGCAGAGGAAAAAGATCTTCCTATAGTGTATAATAAGGAATTGACAGACTTACTTTGTAATGTAGATGTTGGATCAGAAATTCCATCAGAGCTTTATGAAGCAGTGGCACATATTATTGCCTATGTCACAGATTTAGATAGAATTATAGAAAGGTGA
- a CDS encoding metallophosphoesterase, producing MALYAISDLHLAFTTDKPMDIFGERWYQHDEKIKKNWMEKVKEEDLVLIAGDISWSMKAEDSKVDLDFIDSLPGKKIISKGNHDYWWQGITKLNKMYENTKFLQNNFYTYKDYAICGSRAWICPGTDRFTEKDRKIYERELIRLRLSLDSAKNSGYNKFIVMIHYPPTNEKHEDSAFTELFKEYGVEKVIYGHLHGPSLRNVINGERDGIEYIMTSCDYINFDPKLILE from the coding sequence ATGGCCTTATATGCTATTTCAGATCTTCATCTTGCTTTTACCACAGATAAACCAATGGATATATTTGGTGAAAGATGGTATCAGCATGATGAAAAAATAAAGAAAAATTGGATGGAGAAGGTTAAAGAAGAGGATTTAGTTTTAATTGCAGGGGATATCTCTTGGTCAATGAAAGCTGAAGATAGTAAAGTAGATTTAGATTTTATAGATTCATTGCCAGGAAAAAAAATAATTTCAAAAGGAAATCATGATTATTGGTGGCAAGGAATAACAAAACTAAATAAAATGTATGAAAATACAAAATTCCTTCAAAATAACTTCTATACATATAAAGACTATGCTATTTGTGGATCAAGAGCTTGGATTTGTCCAGGAACAGATAGATTTACAGAAAAAGATAGAAAAATATATGAAAGAGAGCTTATAAGACTGAGACTATCATTAGATTCAGCAAAAAATTCAGGATACAATAAGTTTATAGTTATGATACATTATCCACCAACAAATGAAAAACATGAGGATTCAGCTTTTACTGAATTATTTAAAGAGTATGGAGTAGAAAAAGTTATATATGGACATCTTCATGGACCATCATTAAGAAATGTAATAAATGGAGAAAGAGATGGCATAGAATATATTATGACATCTTGTGATTATATAAATTTTGATCCGAAACTGATTTTAGAGTAA
- a CDS encoding ArsR/SmtB family transcription factor, producing MDNNYKQYEEVAEFLKVLAHPVRLCIVRGLLEKGCCNVSNMQNCMEMPQSTISQHLQKLRSVGIIKGERNGLEIVYKISDSRVEKILRALNL from the coding sequence ATGGATAATAATTACAAACAGTACGAAGAAGTAGCAGAATTTTTGAAAGTTTTAGCTCATCCAGTTAGATTATGTATAGTTAGAGGACTTTTAGAAAAGGGATGTTGCAACGTAAGTAACATGCAAAATTGTATGGAAATGCCTCAGTCTACTATCTCTCAACACCTACAAAAATTAAGAAGTGTCGGAATTATAAAAGGCGAAAGAAATGGACTTGAAATAGTATATAAAATATCAGATTCTAGAGTAGAAAAAATATTAAGAGCATTAAATTTATAA
- a CDS encoding histidinol-phosphatase HisJ family protein — protein sequence MYMMDYHIHSNNSFDGKDSVTSICEAAIMKGLNEICFTDHFSLKEGLKTYGTLNMKKYSDEISTCKEIFKNNLIIKAGLEICEPHETESELRDTISNIPFDFILGSIHNFDHTGLSTYMRAHEKETSYEDYFKEVNKISTSPFIDVVAHIDLMKRYAFVKHGKYDFNTHKEIIEEILKNIISRGKGIEVNTSTLRSEINETMPSIDALKMYKELGGEIITVGSDAHCTTDVGEGIREALDLLKSFGFENIYTFEERKAIAHKIK from the coding sequence ATGTATATGATGGATTATCATATTCATTCAAATAATTCCTTCGATGGGAAGGATAGTGTAACTTCAATATGTGAAGCTGCAATAATGAAGGGGTTAAATGAAATTTGCTTTACAGATCATTTTTCTTTAAAAGAAGGGTTAAAGACTTATGGAACTTTAAATATGAAAAAGTACAGTGATGAAATAAGCACTTGCAAAGAAATATTTAAAAACAACTTAATAATTAAAGCGGGTTTAGAAATATGTGAACCACATGAGACAGAAAGTGAACTTAGAGATACTATATCAAATATTCCCTTTGACTTTATATTAGGGTCAATTCATAATTTTGATCATACAGGATTATCAACATATATGAGAGCTCATGAAAAAGAGACAAGCTATGAAGATTATTTTAAAGAGGTAAATAAAATTTCTACATCACCATTTATAGATGTAGTTGCACATATAGATTTAATGAAAAGATATGCCTTTGTAAAACACGGAAAATATGATTTCAATACTCATAAAGAAATTATAGAAGAAATACTTAAAAATATAATTTCAAGAGGTAAAGGAATAGAAGTTAATACATCTACTTTAAGAAGTGAAATAAATGAAACAATGCCTTCTATTGATGCTTTAAAAATGTATAAAGAATTAGGTGGAGAGATAATAACTGTAGGTTCAGATGCACATTGTACTACAGATGTAGGAGAAGGAATAAGAGAAGCTTTAGATTTATTAAAGAGCTTTGGTTTTGAAAATATCTATACTTTTGAAGAAAGAAAGGCAATTGCACATAAAATTAAATAA
- a CDS encoding CoA-disulfide reductase → MKKKVLIVGGVAGGASAAARLRRLDENIEIVVFEKGEYISFANCGLPYYVGEAIKERDALLLQTPEKMKSRFNIDVRINSEVISIDADKKTVKVNSRFDGEYEENYDYLVLSPGAKPIKPNLPGIESNKIFTVRNVPDIDKIKHYVDNKNVKNAVVIGGGFIGIEMAENLKERGVHVTLIEAAPHILAPLDSEFSALVEKELNENCISIILEDRVTSFNDSGVDIKVNLSSGKEIVCDMVVSAIGVTPDTKFIKGSGINLGEKGHIKVDEHMRTNKDGVFAVGDAISVKDFVNGNETFIPLAGPANRQGRIVADNIANINSKYKGTLGTSIIKVFDMVAASTGNNERTLNKYGIKYNKVYLHPMSHAGYYPNATPLTIKVIYDAEGKILGAQALGYEGVDKFIDVIATTIKFGGTMDDLTELELAYAPPFLSAKSPANMAGFMAQNQSKSLIDVINIDELKDFNPEKSILLDVRDEEEVINGAIKGAINIPVNNLRKNISKLDKNKEILIYCAVGIRGYIAGRILTHNGFKVKNLNGGYKTYSNYEYRAKEIKNNDKGNSCMVNNDIETGVVKELNATGLSCPGPLMQVKATMDNMNNGDILKVKVSDEGFYRDIAAWTKRTGNQLINIDKNKGIIEAKIKKGLGQTASEAAITTSNISEKNGQTMVVFSGDLDKAIASFIIANGAATMGKKVTMLFTFWGLNILRKPEKVTVSKNIIEKAFGIMMPRGSKKLGLSKMNMGGMGSKMIRGVMKNKNIQSLEDLMQAAIDNGVEIVACTMSMDVMGIKKEELIDGITYGGVGYYLGEAEESNVNLFI, encoded by the coding sequence ATGAAGAAAAAAGTTTTAATTGTTGGAGGAGTTGCAGGTGGAGCTTCAGCAGCAGCAAGACTTAGAAGATTAGATGAAAATATTGAAATAGTTGTTTTCGAAAAAGGTGAATATATTTCCTTTGCAAATTGTGGTTTACCATATTATGTAGGAGAAGCAATAAAGGAAAGAGATGCATTATTACTTCAAACACCAGAAAAAATGAAATCAAGATTTAATATTGACGTAAGAATAAACAGTGAAGTTATAAGTATAGATGCAGATAAAAAGACAGTTAAAGTTAATTCAAGATTTGATGGTGAATATGAAGAAAATTATGATTATCTTGTTTTATCACCAGGAGCAAAACCAATAAAACCTAATTTACCAGGTATTGAAAGTAATAAAATTTTTACAGTAAGAAATGTACCAGATATAGATAAAATAAAGCATTATGTAGATAATAAAAATGTTAAAAATGCCGTTGTCATTGGTGGTGGATTTATTGGCATAGAGATGGCTGAAAATTTAAAAGAAAGAGGAGTTCACGTTACTTTAATAGAAGCAGCTCCCCATATATTAGCACCGCTAGACTCAGAATTTTCAGCTCTAGTAGAAAAAGAGTTAAATGAAAATTGTATAAGTATAATATTAGAAGATAGAGTTACTAGTTTTAATGATAGTGGAGTAGATATTAAAGTAAACCTTTCAAGTGGAAAAGAGATAGTTTGCGATATGGTTGTTTCAGCTATAGGGGTAACTCCAGATACTAAATTTATAAAAGGATCAGGAATTAATCTTGGAGAAAAGGGTCACATTAAAGTTGATGAGCATATGAGAACAAATAAAGATGGTGTATTTGCAGTTGGAGATGCTATTTCAGTTAAAGATTTTGTAAATGGCAATGAAACCTTTATACCATTAGCAGGACCTGCAAATAGACAAGGAAGAATAGTTGCAGACAATATAGCAAATATTAATTCAAAATATAAAGGGACATTAGGAACTTCTATTATAAAAGTTTTTGATATGGTAGCTGCATCTACAGGAAATAATGAAAGAACTTTAAATAAATATGGAATAAAATATAATAAGGTCTATTTACACCCAATGAGTCATGCTGGATATTATCCAAATGCAACACCATTAACAATTAAAGTTATATATGATGCTGAAGGGAAAATTTTAGGAGCACAAGCATTAGGGTATGAAGGTGTAGATAAATTTATAGATGTAATAGCAACAACAATTAAATTTGGTGGAACTATGGATGATTTAACAGAATTAGAACTTGCATATGCACCACCATTTTTATCAGCAAAATCACCAGCAAATATGGCTGGTTTTATGGCACAAAATCAAAGTAAATCTTTAATAGATGTCATCAACATAGATGAGCTAAAGGATTTCAATCCAGAAAAGAGCATACTTCTAGATGTAAGAGATGAAGAGGAAGTTATAAATGGAGCTATAAAAGGAGCTATAAATATACCTGTAAATAACTTAAGAAAAAATATAAGTAAATTAGATAAGAATAAAGAAATATTAATTTACTGTGCAGTAGGAATAAGAGGGTATATAGCAGGAAGAATATTAACTCATAATGGATTTAAAGTTAAAAATTTAAATGGTGGATATAAAACTTATTCAAATTATGAATATAGAGCAAAAGAAATAAAAAATAATGATAAAGGAAATAGTTGTATGGTAAATAATGATATAGAAACAGGTGTAGTTAAAGAATTAAATGCTACAGGGCTTTCTTGTCCAGGGCCTTTAATGCAAGTAAAAGCAACTATGGATAATATGAATAATGGTGATATATTAAAAGTGAAAGTATCAGACGAAGGATTCTATAGAGATATTGCAGCATGGACAAAAAGAACAGGAAATCAGTTAATAAATATAGATAAAAATAAGGGGATAATTGAAGCTAAAATTAAAAAAGGTTTAGGTCAAACTGCTAGTGAAGCAGCTATTACAACTTCAAATATAAGCGAGAAGAATGGTCAAACAATGGTTGTATTTAGTGGAGATTTAGATAAGGCAATAGCTTCGTTTATAATAGCTAATGGAGCTGCAACTATGGGGAAAAAGGTAACAATGCTATTTACCTTCTGGGGCTTAAACATTTTAAGAAAACCAGAAAAAGTAACGGTATCTAAAAATATTATAGAAAAAGCCTTTGGAATTATGATGCCAAGAGGTAGCAAAAAATTAGGTTTATCAAAAATGAATATGGGTGGAATGGGTTCTAAAATGATTAGAGGGGTTATGAAGAATAAAAATATTCAATCATTAGAAGATTTAATGCAAGCAGCAATAGATAATGGCGTAGAAATAGTAGCCTGCACTATGTCTATGGATGTAATGGGAATAAAAAAAGAGGAACTTATAGATGGAATAACTTATGGTGGTGTAGGTTATTATTTAGGTGAAGCGGAAGAATCAAATGTAAATTTATTTATATAA
- the tyrS gene encoding tyrosine--tRNA ligase has product MASVLDELLERGYIKQFTHEEETRELLEKEKITFYIGFDPTADSLHVGHFIAMMFMAHMQRAGHRPIALLGGGTAMVGDPSGKTDMRKMLTKEEIQHNVDSIKKQMGRFIDFSDDKAILVNNADWLLDLNYVDFLREVGVHFSVNRMLSAECFKQRLEKGLSFLEFNYMLMQGYDFYVLNKKYNCKMELGGDDQWSNMIAGVELVRRKSKGQAMAMTCTLLTNSQGQKMGKTVGGALWLDPNKVSPFDFYQYWRNVDDADVEKCLALLTFLPMDEVRRLSSLEGAAINEAKTVLAYEVTKLVHGEEEATKAKTAAEALFAGGVDMSNVPTVTLTKEAIGKTILDIMAENKIVPSKAEGRRLIQQGGLSLNGVKVIEVARTLEESDLEDGSALIKRGKKNYNKIVIE; this is encoded by the coding sequence ATGGCTAGTGTTTTAGATGAGTTATTAGAACGTGGATACATAAAGCAATTCACTCATGAAGAAGAAACAAGAGAATTGCTAGAGAAGGAGAAAATAACTTTTTATATAGGCTTTGATCCAACAGCAGACAGCTTACATGTTGGACACTTTATAGCAATGATGTTTATGGCACATATGCAAAGAGCTGGTCATAGACCAATAGCATTACTTGGTGGTGGAACTGCTATGGTAGGAGATCCAAGTGGTAAAACTGATATGAGAAAGATGCTTACTAAAGAAGAAATTCAACATAATGTTGATTCAATAAAGAAGCAAATGGGAAGATTTATAGATTTCTCAGATGATAAGGCTATATTAGTAAACAATGCAGATTGGTTACTAGACTTAAATTATGTAGATTTCTTAAGAGAAGTAGGAGTTCATTTTTCTGTAAACAGAATGCTTTCAGCTGAATGTTTTAAACAAAGATTAGAAAAAGGCCTTTCATTCTTAGAATTTAACTATATGCTAATGCAAGGATATGATTTCTACGTATTAAATAAAAAGTATAACTGTAAGATGGAATTAGGTGGAGATGATCAGTGGTCAAATATGATTGCTGGAGTTGAGCTAGTTAGAAGAAAATCAAAAGGTCAAGCAATGGCTATGACTTGTACATTATTAACTAATAGTCAAGGTCAAAAAATGGGTAAAACAGTTGGAGGAGCATTATGGCTTGATCCAAATAAGGTATCACCATTTGACTTTTATCAATACTGGAGAAACGTTGATGATGCAGACGTAGAAAAATGTTTAGCACTATTAACATTCTTACCAATGGATGAAGTAAGAAGATTATCAAGCTTAGAAGGTGCAGCTATAAATGAAGCTAAGACAGTTCTTGCTTACGAAGTAACTAAGTTAGTTCACGGAGAAGAAGAAGCAACTAAAGCAAAAACAGCAGCAGAAGCATTATTTGCTGGTGGAGTAGATATGAGTAATGTTCCAACAGTAACATTAACTAAAGAAGCTATAGGAAAAACTATTTTAGATATAATGGCTGAAAACAAAATAGTACCATCAAAAGCTGAAGGTAGAAGATTAATTCAACAAGGTGGATTATCATTAAATGGAGTTAAGGTTATAGAAGTAGCAAGAACTCTTGAAGAATCAGATTTAGAAGATGGTTCAGCTTTAATTAAAAGAGGAAAGAAAAATTACAACAAAATAGTAATAGAATAA